The following are encoded in a window of Sutcliffiella horikoshii genomic DNA:
- a CDS encoding GntR family transcriptional regulator: MTAKYDADKPIYLQIIDRISKEIVRGVLKPGDKLPSVREMAIQSGVNPNTIQRTYSEMERMEIVETKRGQGTFVTENEGMLLHLKKAMETKVVESFVQSMREIGASEREIVESVERFLEEGENQK, translated from the coding sequence ATGACAGCAAAATACGATGCTGATAAACCAATTTATCTGCAGATCATTGATCGTATAAGTAAAGAAATCGTTCGAGGTGTGTTAAAGCCTGGAGATAAACTTCCTTCCGTTAGGGAAATGGCCATTCAGTCAGGTGTAAATCCAAATACCATTCAACGAACATACAGTGAAATGGAGAGGATGGAAATCGTGGAAACCAAAAGAGGGCAAGGGACATTTGTTACGGAAAATGAGGGAATGCTTTTGCATTTGAAAAAAGCCATGGAAACTAAAGTTGTTGAAAGCTTTGTCCAGAGTATGAGGGAAATCGGTGCATCAGAAAGGGAAATTGTTGAAAGTGTGGAAAGATTTTTGGAGGAGGGGGAGAATCAGAAATGA